The proteins below are encoded in one region of Homo sapiens chromosome 8, GRCh38.p14 Primary Assembly:
- the NAT2 gene encoding arylamine N-acetyltransferase 2 isoform X1, producing the protein MDIEAYFERIGYKNSRNKLDLETLTDILEHQIRAVPFENLNMHCGQAMELGLEAIFDHIVRRNRGGWCLQVNQLLYWALTTIGFQTTMLGGYFYIPPVNKYSTGMVHLLLQVTIDGRNYIVDAGSGSSSQMWQPLELISGKDQPQVPCIFCLTEERGIWYLDQIRREQYITNKEFLNSHLLPKKKHQKIYLFTLEPRTIEDFESMNTYLQTSPTSSFITTSFCSLQTPEGVYCLVGFILTYRKFNYKDNTDLVEFKTLTEEEVEEVLRNIFKISLGRNLVPKPGDGSLTI; encoded by the coding sequence ATGGACATTGAAGCATATTTTGAAAGAATTGGCTATAAGAACTCTAGGAACAAATTGGACTTGGAAACATTAACTGACATTCTTGAGCACCAGATCCGGGCTGTTCCCTTTGAGAACCTTAACATGCATTGTGGGCAAGCCATGGAGTTGGGCTTAGAGGCTATTTTTGATCACATTGTAAGAAGAAACCGGGGTGGGTGGTGTCTCCAGGTCAATCAACTTCTGTACTGGGCTCTGACCACAATCGGTTTTCAGACCACAATGTTAGGAGGGTATTTTTACATCCCTCCAGTTAACAAATACAGCACTGGCATGGTTCACCTTCTCCTGCAGGTGACCATTGACGGCAGGAATTACATTGTCGATGCTGGGTCTGGAAGCTCCTCCCAGATGTGGCAGCCTCTAGAATTAATTTCTGGGAAGGATCAGCCTCAGGTGCCTTGCATTTTCTGCTTGACAGAAGAGAGAGGAATCTGGTACCTGGACCAAATCAGGAGAGAGCAGTATATTACAAACAAAGAATTTCTTAATTCTCATCTCCTGCCAAAGAAGAAACAccaaaaaatatacttatttacgCTTGAACCTCGAACAATTGAAGATTTTGAGTCTATGAATACATACCTGCAGACGTCTCCAACATCTTCATTTATAACCACATCATTTTGTTCCTTGCAGACCCCAGAAGGGGTTTACTGTTTGGTGGGCTTCATCCTCACCTATAGAAAATTCAATTATAAAGACAATACAGATCTGGTCGAGTTTAAAACTCTCACTGAGGAAGAGGTTGAAGAAGTGCTGagaaatatatttaagatttCCTTGGGGAGAAATCTCGTGCCCAAACCTGGTGATGGATCCCTTACTATTTAG